The Actinomycetota bacterium DNA segment CGCGGGAACGACCGCCGAGCACCGGGTGACGGCTGGAACTGGTGGACCAGCAGGAGCTGCTCGTCGGGGAACGACGCGACGACGTAGGTGTTGGGGGCCAGCGACGCCTCGAGGGTGATGGCCACGTCGACACCGCAGTCGACGGGCTCCTCGGTCGGGACCGCAACGTAGCGCCCCGCCACCGGTGCCACGCCACGCACCTGGCGTACGAGCGCCCCGACCACGGCCCGGATCTCCCGTCCGAGGATCCGGCCGACGGCGCGCAGCCGCCAGACGCGTGGCCACGACGCCGTGTACGACAGGTCGGCCACCCGCCAGGCGCGCGCCGACACGGCGACCGCCACGGCCGCGACGACCGCGCCGGCCACCACCTGGGTCCAGATCAGGTCGACGAACGACAGGTAGGTGGCGGTGCCGGCGAGCCACCAGCCCAGCACCGCGGCCCACCCGCTTCGCCCGTGGCGCACGTCGGCCCTCCCCGTCCGCGTCGACCTCACGCGACTCTAGGCGCAGGTACAGCGACCCGGTGCTCACTACGGTCGAGCCGTGTCCCTGCGACTCCTGCTGCCGACCGCCGTCTACGCGGCGATCCTCGCGTTCTCGTCGCTCCCGGCCGACGACCTGTCGATGCTGCCGGCCGGCCTGAGCTGGGTCGGTCACGTCCTCGAGTACGCGGTCCTGGGGGCCGCGCTCCGGTGGGCCGTTGACGGCGTCCCGGGAGCGACCGCAGTCACACTGGGGGCGCTCGCTTGTCTCGCCGGCATCGACGAGGCGTACCAATCCACCGTGCCCGGACGCGACCCATCCACCCTGGACTGGGTCGTGGATGTGACCTCGGGGGCGGTCGCGGCCACCGCGTTCGTCCACTGGAGGGGCTGACCGAACACCCCCGGATACCCCGGAGGCGCGCGGGGACCGTCAGGCCTCCTGCCGCACCTGCTCCACGGCGACGCTGGGCCGGTACTCGGGGACGATCTCGACCAGCGCCTGACGGACCGCGTCCGGTCCGATCCCGTCGTCGCAGACGTCGACCAGGACCTTGAACTTCGACGCGAGCTCCTCGCGGGTGTGCGGCTGGGAGGTCCGCCCGATGAAGATCTTCGGATGGCGGGTGCGCTCGGCGTTCTCCGCGTCGAGCGCGAGTTCCTCGAACAGCTTCTCTCCGGGACGGATCCCGGTGAAGACGATCTCGATGTCCCGTCCAGGCTCCAGCCCGGACAGGCGGATCAGGTCCTCCGCGAGATCGACGATCCTGACCGGTTCGCCCATGTCGAGGACGAAGATCTCGCCGCCCTCCCCCATCGCCCCGGCCTGCAGGACGAGCTGGGCCGCCTCGGGGATCGTCATGAAGTAGCGACGCATCTCGGGGTGGGTGACGGTGACCGGGCCGCCGTCGGCGATCTGCCGCTTGAAGATCGGCACGACGCTGCCGGCCGAGTCGAGCACGTTGCCGAACCGCACCGTGACGAACCGTGTCGAGCTCACCGCACCCAGGGCTTGGGTGTACATGGAAGCCGCCCGTTTCGAGGCTCCCATGACCGAGGTCGGGTTGACGGCCTTGTCGGTCGAGACCA contains these protein-coding regions:
- a CDS encoding Na+/H+ antiporter subunit E, which encodes MRHGRSGWAAVLGWWLAGTATYLSFVDLIWTQVVAGAVVAAVAVAVSARAWRVADLSYTASWPRVWRLRAVGRILGREIRAVVGALVRQVRGVAPVAGRYVAVPTEEPVDCGVDVAITLEASLAPNTYVVASFPDEQLLLVHQFQPSPGARRSFPRWHP
- a CDS encoding VanZ family protein; protein product: MSLRLLLPTAVYAAILAFSSLPADDLSMLPAGLSWVGHVLEYAVLGAALRWAVDGVPGATAVTLGALACLAGIDEAYQSTVPGRDPSTLDWVVDVTSGAVAATAFVHWRG